In one window of Streptomyces sp. FXJ1.172 DNA:
- a CDS encoding LacI family DNA-binding transcriptional regulator yields the protein MASQGARGRSGGRPTLEEVAARAGVGRGTVSRVINGSPRVSDATRAAVEAAVAELGYVPNTAARALAANRTDAIALVVPEPETRFFAEPYFSDMLSGVGAELADTEMQLLLTFAGSDRGRQRLAQYLAAHRVDGVLLVSVHADDPLPDLLAQLEIPAVISGPRSAAETLTSVDSDNYGGARSAVEHLLARGRTRIAHITGRLDVYGAQRRVDGYRDALHDAGRGGGELLVEPGDFTEEGGRRAMSALLARHPGLDAVFAGSDVTAAGARQVLREAGRRIPEDVALIGYDDSAIARHMDPPLTSVRQPIEEMGRAMIGLLLTEIADRRPAASRDLERRHAVLPTELVVRASS from the coding sequence ATGGCAAGCCAGGGAGCGCGGGGCCGGAGCGGTGGGCGGCCCACGCTCGAGGAGGTCGCCGCCCGGGCCGGGGTCGGCCGGGGCACGGTCTCACGGGTGATCAACGGCTCGCCCCGGGTCAGCGACGCCACCCGCGCCGCGGTCGAGGCGGCGGTCGCCGAACTGGGTTACGTCCCCAACACGGCGGCCCGCGCCCTGGCCGCCAACCGCACCGACGCGATCGCCCTGGTGGTCCCCGAACCGGAGACCCGGTTCTTCGCCGAGCCGTACTTCTCGGACATGCTGAGCGGTGTCGGCGCCGAACTCGCCGACACCGAGATGCAGTTGCTGCTGACCTTCGCGGGCAGCGACCGGGGGCGGCAGCGCCTGGCCCAGTATCTGGCGGCGCACCGGGTCGACGGTGTCCTGCTGGTCTCGGTGCATGCCGACGACCCGCTGCCCGACCTGCTGGCCCAGCTGGAGATCCCGGCCGTGATCAGTGGCCCGCGCTCGGCCGCGGAGACGCTCACCTCGGTGGACTCGGACAACTACGGCGGCGCTCGCTCGGCGGTCGAGCACCTGCTGGCGCGGGGGCGCACCCGGATCGCCCACATCACCGGCCGCCTCGACGTCTACGGCGCCCAGCGCCGCGTGGACGGCTACCGCGACGCCCTGCACGACGCGGGCCGTGGCGGGGGCGAACTCCTCGTCGAACCGGGCGACTTCACCGAGGAGGGTGGCCGGCGGGCCATGTCCGCGCTGCTGGCGCGGCACCCCGGCCTGGACGCGGTCTTCGCCGGCTCGGACGTGACGGCGGCCGGCGCCCGCCAAGTGCTGCGCGAGGCGGGCCGCCGCATCCCCGAGGACGTGGCGCTGATCGGCTACGACGACTCCGCCATCGCCCGCCACATGGACCCGCCGCTCACCAGCGTCCGCCAGCCCATCGAGGAGATGGGCCGCGCGATGATCGGCCTGCTGCTCACCGAGATCGCCGACCGGCGCCCGGCGGCATCGCGCGACCTGGAGCGGCGGCATGCGGTGCTGCCCACAGAGCTGGTGGTGCGGGCGTCGTCGTAG
- the orn gene encoding oligoribonuclease, translating to MNDRMVWIDCEMTGLSLSDDALIEVAALVTDSELNVLGEGVDIVIRPPERALETMPEVVRQMHTASGLLAELPNGTTLKDAEEQVLAYVKEYVKEPGKAPLCGNSVGTDRGFLLRDMPTVEDYLHYRIVDVSSIKELARRWYPRAYFNSPEKNGNHRALADIRESIAELRYYREAVFVPQPGPDSDTAKAIAAKHVLPAQ from the coding sequence ATGAACGATCGCATGGTGTGGATCGACTGCGAGATGACCGGCCTCTCGCTGTCCGACGACGCTCTCATCGAGGTGGCCGCCCTCGTCACCGACTCCGAGCTGAACGTACTCGGCGAGGGGGTGGACATCGTCATCCGCCCTCCGGAGCGGGCGCTGGAGACGATGCCGGAGGTGGTGCGTCAGATGCACACCGCGTCCGGGCTGCTCGCGGAGCTGCCGAACGGCACGACCCTCAAGGACGCCGAGGAGCAGGTCCTCGCGTATGTGAAGGAGTACGTGAAGGAGCCCGGCAAGGCCCCGCTGTGCGGCAACTCCGTCGGCACCGACCGCGGCTTCCTGCTGCGGGACATGCCGACCGTGGAGGACTACCTCCACTACCGGATCGTCGACGTGTCCTCCATCAAGGAGCTGGCCCGCCGCTGGTATCCGCGGGCGTACTTCAACAGCCCCGAGAAGAACGGCAACCACCGGGCCCTCGCCGACATCCGCGAGTCGATCGCCGAGCTGCGCTACTACCGCGAGGCCGTGTTCGTCCCGCAGCCCGGCCCGGACTCCGACACCGCGAAGGCAATCGCCGCCAAACACGTCCTGCCCGCGCAGTAG
- a CDS encoding helix-turn-helix domain-containing protein gives MSHDSTAAPEAAARKLSGRRRKEIVAVLLFSGGPIFESSIPLSVFGIDRQDAGVPRYRLLVCAGEEGPLRTTGGLELSAPHGLEAISRAGTVVVPAWRSITSPPPEEALDALRRAHEEGARIVGLCTGAFVLAAAGLLDGRPATTHWMYAPTLAKRYPSVHVDPRELFVDDGDVLTSAGTAAGIDLCLHIVRTDHGNEAAGALARRLVVPPRRSGGQERYLDRSLPEEIGADPLAEVVAWALEHLHEQFDVETLAARAYMSRRTFDRRFRSLTGSAPLQWLITQRVLQAQRLLETSDYSVDEVAGRCGFRSPVALRGHFRRQLGSSPAAYRAAYRARRPQGDRPVEGEPPLPASGQPLPATGLPGAGPLGHPPAMLHADRDSGVPMQGRRQTAGAVGLLPGPRSGN, from the coding sequence ATGAGCCACGACTCCACTGCCGCGCCGGAAGCCGCGGCCCGGAAACTCTCCGGGCGCCGCCGCAAGGAGATCGTCGCGGTGCTGCTGTTCAGCGGCGGCCCCATCTTCGAGAGTTCCATCCCGCTGTCGGTGTTCGGAATCGACCGCCAGGACGCCGGGGTGCCGCGCTACCGACTGCTGGTGTGCGCCGGCGAAGAGGGCCCGCTGCGGACCACAGGAGGCCTGGAACTCAGCGCACCACACGGGCTGGAGGCGATCTCACGCGCCGGGACGGTCGTAGTACCGGCCTGGCGTTCGATCACCTCACCACCACCGGAGGAGGCGCTCGACGCACTGCGCCGGGCGCACGAGGAGGGCGCCCGCATCGTAGGGCTGTGCACCGGCGCCTTCGTCCTCGCGGCGGCGGGCCTGCTGGACGGCCGCCCGGCGACCACCCACTGGATGTACGCACCGACGCTGGCCAAGCGCTATCCGTCGGTGCACGTCGATCCGCGAGAACTCTTCGTGGACGACGGCGACGTACTGACCTCGGCCGGTACGGCGGCCGGGATCGACCTCTGCCTCCACATCGTGCGCACGGACCACGGCAACGAGGCGGCCGGCGCGCTGGCCCGCCGCCTGGTGGTCCCACCGCGCCGCAGCGGCGGTCAGGAGCGCTACCTCGACAGGTCTTTACCCGAGGAGATCGGCGCCGACCCGCTCGCCGAGGTCGTCGCCTGGGCGCTGGAGCACCTCCACGAGCAGTTCGACGTGGAGACCCTGGCGGCACGCGCCTATATGAGCCGTCGTACGTTCGACCGCCGGTTCCGTTCGCTGACCGGCAGCGCGCCGCTGCAGTGGCTGATCACTCAGCGGGTGCTCCAGGCACAGCGGCTGCTGGAGACGTCGGACTACAGCGTGGACGAGGTGGCGGGCCGCTGCGGCTTCCGCTCCCCCGTCGCGCTGCGCGGGCACTTCCGCCGCCAGCTCGGCTCCTCCCCCGCCGCCTACCGGGCCGCCTACCGGGCCCGCCGGCCGCAGGGCGACAGGCCGGTCGAGGGCGAACCACCCCTGCCCGCATCCGGCCAGCCGCTCCCGGCCACCGGCCTGCCGGGCGCCGGCCCGCTGGGCCACCCGCCCGCGATGCTGCACGCGGACCGGGACAGCGGGGTGCCGATGCAGGGCCGCCGCCAGACAGCCGGCGCGGTGGGCCTGCTGCCGGGACCGCGCAGCGGTAACTGA
- a CDS encoding universal stress protein: protein MAGHEFFEPADRKRPVADPTASEPLAAEESRPSCDPAFRHGVVVGFDGSTSSERALAYAIGMAHRSRSGLIIVHVANRLPSTVWAGCEPPVFVDVPDHRTEVLGLELACADYLAEVPWILVERGGDICHELEEVGREYEADAIVVGSTHGIVGRIFGSVAGRLAKRAQRPVIVIP, encoded by the coding sequence ATGGCCGGTCACGAATTCTTCGAACCCGCGGACCGCAAGCGGCCCGTCGCCGATCCCACGGCGTCCGAGCCCCTGGCGGCGGAAGAGTCACGCCCCTCCTGCGACCCAGCCTTCCGGCACGGAGTCGTCGTCGGCTTCGACGGCTCCACCTCCAGCGAGCGTGCCCTCGCCTACGCGATCGGCATGGCCCACCGTTCCCGTTCCGGCCTGATCATCGTCCATGTCGCCAACCGTCTGCCGTCCACCGTGTGGGCCGGCTGCGAGCCACCGGTCTTCGTGGACGTGCCGGACCACCGCACCGAGGTCCTCGGGCTCGAGCTGGCCTGTGCGGACTATCTGGCCGAGGTGCCGTGGATCCTGGTCGAGCGGGGCGGGGACATCTGCCACGAGCTGGAGGAGGTGGGGCGTGAGTACGAGGCGGACGCGATCGTCGTCGGCTCCACACACGGCATCGTGGGCCGGATCTTCGGCTCCGTCGCCGGGCGGCTCGCCAAACGGGCGCAGCGGCCCGTGATCGTCATCCCCTGA
- a CDS encoding GPR1/FUN34/YaaH family transporter, translated as MDNEVSAGSGSATVVGRLALGITLLAFGLGTTGVIHGVAASDAVSVAHYVGGVALFLVGLLAFRDRDSASGTGFVALGALWFTWAAGGHSSAHAAGLFLLLFALVALTLTLAGGDSLGQVMHGLLFLAMLVLAVAAFADSSSLTKAGGWVAAASGAVAWYAATAAVAHWPTTLPRRAAGRGVTAAG; from the coding sequence GTGGACAACGAAGTCTCTGCGGGAAGCGGAAGCGCCACCGTGGTCGGCCGACTCGCCCTGGGGATCACCCTGTTGGCGTTCGGGCTCGGTACGACCGGTGTCATTCACGGCGTGGCTGCGTCCGACGCCGTCTCAGTCGCCCACTATGTGGGCGGAGTTGCCCTGTTCCTCGTCGGCCTGCTGGCCTTCCGTGACCGTGACAGCGCCTCGGGGACGGGCTTCGTGGCCCTCGGCGCGCTGTGGTTCACCTGGGCCGCCGGAGGTCACTCGTCGGCCCACGCGGCCGGGCTCTTCCTTCTCCTGTTCGCCCTCGTGGCGCTCACCCTGACCCTCGCGGGCGGGGACAGCCTCGGCCAGGTCATGCACGGGCTGCTGTTCCTGGCGATGCTGGTGCTGGCCGTCGCGGCCTTCGCGGACAGCTCCTCGCTGACCAAGGCCGGGGGCTGGGTCGCTGCCGCTTCGGGTGCGGTGGCCTGGTACGCGGCGACGGCTGCGGTCGCCCACTGGCCGACGACGCTTCCTCGGCGTGCTGCCGGCCGGGGGGTGACGGCCGCCGGCTGA
- the glmS gene encoding glutamine--fructose-6-phosphate transaminase (isomerizing), producing the protein MCGIVGYIGKRDVAPLLLEGLQRLEYRGYDSAGIVVSSPKTPGLKMVKAKGRVRDLEAKVPARFKGTTGIAHTRWATHGAPSDVNAHPHMSADSKVAVVHNGIIDNAADLRRKLEADGVEFLSETDTEVLTHLIARSTAEKLEDKVRQAVRVIEGTYGIAVLHADFPDRIVVARNGSPVVLGIGEKEMFVASDIAALVMHTRQIVTLDDGEMATLKADDFRTYTTEGTRTTSEPTTVEWEAESYDMGGHDTYMHKEIFEQADAVDRVLRGRIDDRFSTVHLGGLNLDAREARQIRRVKILGCGTSYHAGMIGAQMIEELARIPADAEPASEFRYRNAVVDPDTLYVAVSQSGETYDVLAAVQELKRKGARVFGVVNVVGSAIAREADAGIYVHAGPEVCVVSTKCFTNMTVAFALLALHLGRTRDLSVRDGKRIIEGLRKLPGQITEILKQEESIKELAELYADARSMLFIGRVRGYPVAREASLKLKEVSYIHAEAYPASELKHGPLALIEPALPTVAIVPDDDLLEKNRAALEEIKARSGKILAVAHQHQEKADQTIVVPKNEDELDPILMGIPLQLLAYHTAKALGRDIDKPRNLAKSVTVE; encoded by the coding sequence ATGTGTGGAATTGTCGGATACATCGGGAAGCGTGACGTGGCCCCCCTCCTCCTGGAGGGCCTGCAGCGGCTGGAGTACCGCGGCTACGACTCCGCGGGCATCGTCGTCAGCTCCCCGAAGACGCCCGGCCTGAAGATGGTCAAGGCCAAGGGCCGGGTGCGCGACCTGGAGGCCAAGGTCCCGGCGCGCTTCAAGGGCACCACCGGCATCGCCCACACCCGCTGGGCCACCCACGGCGCCCCCTCCGACGTCAACGCCCACCCGCACATGTCGGCCGACAGCAAGGTCGCCGTCGTGCACAACGGCATCATCGACAACGCCGCCGACCTGCGCCGCAAGCTGGAGGCGGACGGTGTCGAGTTCCTCTCCGAGACCGACACCGAGGTGCTCACCCACCTCATCGCCCGCTCCACCGCCGAGAAGCTGGAGGACAAGGTCCGCCAGGCGGTCCGGGTGATCGAGGGCACGTACGGCATCGCCGTGCTGCACGCCGACTTCCCCGACCGGATCGTGGTGGCCCGCAACGGCTCCCCGGTCGTCCTCGGCATCGGTGAGAAGGAGATGTTCGTCGCCTCCGACATCGCCGCCCTGGTCATGCACACGCGCCAGATAGTGACCCTGGACGACGGCGAGATGGCCACGCTCAAGGCCGACGACTTCCGCACCTACACCACCGAGGGCACCCGGACCACGTCCGAGCCCACGACGGTGGAGTGGGAGGCCGAGTCGTACGACATGGGCGGCCACGACACCTACATGCACAAGGAGATCTTCGAGCAGGCCGACGCCGTGGACCGCGTGCTGCGCGGCCGCATCGACGACCGCTTCTCCACCGTGCACCTCGGCGGCCTCAACCTGGACGCCCGCGAGGCCCGGCAGATCCGCCGCGTGAAGATCCTCGGCTGCGGCACCTCGTACCACGCGGGCATGATCGGCGCCCAGATGATCGAGGAGCTGGCCCGCATCCCCGCCGACGCCGAGCCGGCCTCCGAGTTCCGCTACCGCAACGCGGTCGTCGACCCCGACACCCTCTACGTCGCCGTCTCCCAGTCCGGTGAGACCTACGACGTGCTCGCCGCCGTGCAGGAGCTGAAGCGCAAGGGCGCCCGGGTCTTCGGCGTCGTCAACGTGGTCGGCTCGGCGATCGCCCGCGAGGCGGACGCCGGGATCTACGTCCACGCGGGCCCCGAGGTCTGCGTGGTCTCGACGAAGTGCTTCACGAACATGACGGTGGCCTTCGCCCTCCTCGCCCTCCACCTCGGCCGCACCCGCGACCTCTCGGTCCGCGACGGCAAGCGGATCATCGAGGGGCTGCGCAAGCTGCCGGGCCAGATCACCGAGATCCTCAAGCAGGAGGAGAGCATCAAGGAGCTGGCCGAGCTGTACGCCGACGCCCGCTCGATGCTCTTCATCGGCCGCGTTCGGGGCTACCCGGTGGCCCGTGAGGCCTCCCTGAAGCTCAAGGAGGTCTCCTACATCCACGCCGAGGCCTACCCCGCCTCCGAGCTGAAGCACGGCCCGCTGGCCCTGATCGAGCCGGCCCTGCCGACGGTCGCGATCGTCCCCGACGACGACCTGCTGGAGAAGAACCGCGCCGCCCTGGAGGAGATCAAGGCCCGCAGCGGCAAGATCCTCGCGGTGGCCCACCAGCACCAGGAGAAGGCCGACCAGACGATCGTCGTACCGAAGAACGAGGACGAACTGGACCCGATCCTGATGGGCATCCCGCTCCAGCTCCTCGCCTACCACACGGCGAAGGCCCTCGGCCGGGACATCGACAAGCCGCGGAACCTGGCGAAGTCGGTGACGGTGGAGTAG
- a CDS encoding purple acid phosphatase family protein: protein MGVPDQLAERMSMAEQHEYLRARFSRRTMIRGGAVTLGAVTGGAFVTGATAQAAVPTRATAPAAETVDGALVAPFGRHLAYGADPRTEMTVSWQVPVAVRKPFIRIGARPWDLSRKIEAEVRTLYTPAGVGASGDHTQYYLHARLTHLRPGRTYYYGVGHEGFDPAEPHLLGTLGTFTTAPAHRAPFTFTAFGDEGVGYHGLANNALILGQNPAFHLHAGDIAYGDPAGQGKATDTGFDSRTWDQFLYQTESVAKQVPWMVSYGNHDMEAWYSPNGYGGEEARWTLPDNGPDPKNLPGVYSFVHGNTAIISLDPNDISFEIPANLGISGGTQTKWFEAQLKKFRACDDIDFVIVFFHHCAYCTSTAHASEGGVRQEWVPLFEKYQVDLVINGHNHQYERTDVIKAGAVTKKLPIGGTAYPETEGVVYVTAGAAGRSLYAFSAPDSYEGHEHEVDSVASFVNTKDGKVNETVTWSRVRYLNYSFLRVDVTPAPSGRQATLQVSGIAETGERIDHFTVSRRAK from the coding sequence ATGGGAGTACCCGACCAGCTCGCCGAGCGCATGAGCATGGCCGAGCAGCACGAGTACCTGCGCGCCAGATTCTCGCGGCGCACCATGATCAGGGGCGGCGCCGTCACCCTGGGTGCCGTCACGGGCGGCGCGTTCGTGACGGGCGCCACCGCCCAGGCGGCCGTACCGACGCGGGCCACCGCCCCGGCGGCCGAGACGGTCGACGGCGCCCTGGTCGCCCCCTTCGGCCGCCACCTCGCCTACGGCGCCGACCCGCGCACCGAGATGACCGTCTCCTGGCAGGTCCCGGTCGCCGTCAGGAAGCCGTTCATCCGCATCGGCGCCCGCCCCTGGGACCTCTCCCGCAAGATCGAGGCCGAGGTGCGCACCCTCTACACCCCGGCCGGAGTCGGCGCGAGCGGCGACCACACGCAGTACTACCTGCACGCCCGGCTCACCCACCTGCGCCCCGGCAGGACCTACTACTACGGCGTCGGCCACGAGGGCTTCGACCCGGCCGAGCCGCACCTGCTGGGCACCCTGGGCACCTTCACCACCGCCCCCGCCCACCGGGCGCCGTTCACCTTCACCGCCTTCGGTGACGAGGGCGTCGGCTACCACGGCCTGGCCAACAACGCGCTGATCCTCGGCCAGAACCCGGCCTTCCACCTGCACGCCGGCGACATCGCCTACGGCGACCCGGCCGGCCAGGGCAAGGCCACCGACACGGGCTTCGACTCGCGCACCTGGGACCAGTTCCTGTACCAGACCGAGTCGGTCGCCAAGCAGGTCCCGTGGATGGTCAGTTACGGCAACCACGACATGGAGGCCTGGTACTCGCCCAACGGCTACGGCGGCGAGGAGGCCCGCTGGACCCTGCCGGACAACGGTCCGGACCCGAAGAACCTGCCCGGCGTCTACTCCTTCGTCCACGGCAACACCGCGATCATCTCGCTGGACCCCAACGACATCTCCTTCGAGATCCCGGCGAACCTGGGCATATCTGGTGGAACCCAGACCAAGTGGTTCGAGGCGCAGCTGAAGAAGTTCCGGGCCTGCGACGACATCGACTTCGTCATCGTGTTCTTCCACCACTGCGCGTACTGCACGTCCACGGCGCACGCCTCGGAGGGGGGCGTGCGCCAGGAGTGGGTGCCGCTGTTCGAGAAGTACCAGGTGGACCTGGTCATCAACGGCCACAACCACCAGTACGAGCGCACCGATGTCATCAAGGCCGGCGCGGTCACCAAGAAGCTCCCTATCGGCGGCACCGCCTACCCCGAGACCGAGGGCGTGGTCTACGTCACCGCCGGTGCCGCGGGCCGCAGCCTCTACGCGTTCAGCGCCCCGGACTCCTACGAGGGCCACGAGCACGAGGTCGACTCGGTCGCGTCGTTCGTCAACACCAAGGACGGCAAGGTCAACGAGACGGTCACCTGGTCCCGGGTGCGCTACCTCAACTACTCCTTCCTGCGCGTGGACGTCACCCCCGCCCCGAGCGGCCGCCAGGCCACGCTGCAGGTCTCGGGTATCGCCGAGACCGGCGAGCGCATCGACCACTTCACGGTGTCGCGCCGGGCGAAGTAG
- a CDS encoding DUF4429 domain-containing protein — MAEIIQKDGTWAFDGDALRLTPGRDKNVSLLRRELGELVVPLGALAGVSFEQGRRSGRLRLRLRDGADPLTQATGGRLAEADDPYQLTVQCDRYGVAEYVADEVRSALLLDGAAPDPVTGYLLPGPALPVSASAGDGSASFDGERVRLEWNWKTEDAKAAVGPRTLSLAEITGVEWQPAAGLENGHLRLLVRGAPVTAPPKYDPNAVELWGFKKDPLMALVAAAVQARLPHPATPADARTVPPQRTREPEAAESDHDALLRRLRELGELHRDGVLTDDEFTLAKQAVLKRL, encoded by the coding sequence ATGGCGGAAATCATCCAGAAGGACGGCACCTGGGCGTTCGACGGCGACGCACTGCGGCTCACCCCGGGCCGGGACAAGAACGTGAGCCTGCTGCGCCGCGAGCTGGGTGAACTCGTCGTACCGCTGGGGGCGTTGGCCGGTGTCTCCTTCGAGCAGGGGCGCCGGTCGGGGCGGCTGAGGCTGCGGCTGCGCGACGGCGCCGACCCCCTGACGCAGGCCACCGGCGGCCGGCTCGCGGAGGCCGACGACCCGTATCAGCTGACGGTGCAGTGCGACCGGTACGGCGTCGCCGAGTACGTCGCGGACGAGGTGCGCAGCGCGCTGCTGCTGGACGGGGCCGCGCCGGATCCGGTGACCGGGTACCTGCTGCCGGGCCCGGCGCTGCCGGTGTCCGCCTCCGCCGGGGACGGCTCGGCGAGCTTCGACGGGGAGCGGGTGCGGCTGGAGTGGAACTGGAAGACGGAGGACGCCAAGGCCGCCGTCGGCCCCCGGACCCTCTCCCTCGCGGAGATCACCGGCGTGGAGTGGCAGCCGGCCGCCGGGCTGGAGAACGGCCATCTGCGGCTGCTGGTGCGCGGCGCCCCGGTCACGGCCCCGCCCAAGTACGACCCGAACGCGGTCGAGTTGTGGGGCTTCAAGAAGGACCCGCTGATGGCCCTGGTGGCCGCCGCCGTACAGGCCCGGCTGCCGCATCCCGCGACACCCGCGGACGCGCGGACCGTGCCGCCGCAGCGCACCAGGGAGCCGGAAGCCGCCGAGAGCGACCACGACGCCCTGCTGCGCCGGCTGCGCGAGCTGGGTGAGCTGCACCGGGACGGGGTGCTGACGGACGACGAGTTCACCCTGGCCAAGCAGGCGGTGCTCAAGCGCCTGTGA
- a CDS encoding beta-N-acetylhexosaminidase — MRRNHSTTPRTPRILGSLLLVAAAGVFTLGAAPAAEAAAPAPLGQVVPAPASVAPGGTPYRITRGTGVRVDATPEVRGIGAYLAGILRPSTGYPLPLTDHGTGGIWLHLAQGDFGAEGYRLHSGADGVTIVASAPAGLFHGVQTLRQLLPPAVEKRTVQPGPWQIAGGTIEDRPRYAYRGAMLDVSRHFFTVAQVKRYIDELALYKINELHLHLSDDQGWRITTDSWPRLATYGGSTEVGGGKGGHYTKAQYREIVSYAASRYLEVVPEIDMPGHTNAALASYAQLNCDGTAPPLYTGTKVGFSSLCVPKQVTYDFANDVVRELAALTPGRYLHIGGDEAHSTSHDDYVTFMDRVQPIVAKYGKTVMGWHQLTGAHPAKGALAQYWGTDGTSAAEKDQVVKAARNGTGLVLSPADRVYLDMKYTKDTKLGTTWAGLVEVQRSYDWDPGDYLAGAPGPAIRGVEAPLWSETLKTSADIDFMAFPRLPGAAELGWSPAATHDWNTYKVRLAAQAPRWDALGIGYYRSPQVPWPTS; from the coding sequence GTGAGACGCAACCACAGCACGACTCCCCGAACGCCCCGCATCCTCGGATCCCTGCTGCTCGTCGCGGCGGCCGGGGTCTTCACCCTCGGCGCCGCCCCCGCCGCCGAAGCCGCCGCCCCGGCCCCCCTCGGCCAGGTGGTCCCCGCGCCCGCCTCGGTCGCACCGGGCGGCACCCCGTACCGCATCACCCGGGGCACCGGCGTCCGTGTCGACGCCACCCCCGAGGTCCGCGGCATCGGCGCGTACCTCGCCGGTATCCTGCGGCCCTCCACCGGATACCCGCTGCCGCTCACCGACCACGGCACCGGCGGCATCTGGCTCCACCTCGCCCAGGGCGACTTCGGCGCCGAGGGCTACCGGCTGCACAGCGGCGCCGACGGTGTCACCATCGTCGCGAGCGCCCCCGCCGGCCTCTTCCACGGCGTGCAGACCCTGCGTCAGCTGCTGCCACCCGCCGTGGAGAAGAGGACCGTGCAGCCCGGCCCCTGGCAGATCGCCGGCGGCACCATCGAGGACCGCCCCCGCTACGCCTACCGCGGCGCCATGCTGGACGTCTCCCGGCACTTCTTCACCGTCGCCCAGGTCAAGCGCTACATCGACGAACTGGCCCTCTACAAGATCAACGAGCTGCATCTGCACCTCAGCGACGACCAGGGCTGGCGCATCACCACGGACTCCTGGCCGCGCCTGGCCACCTACGGCGGCTCCACCGAGGTCGGCGGCGGCAAGGGCGGCCACTACACCAAGGCCCAGTACCGCGAGATCGTCTCCTACGCGGCCTCCCGCTACCTGGAGGTCGTCCCCGAGATCGACATGCCCGGCCACACCAACGCGGCCCTCGCCTCCTACGCCCAGCTCAACTGCGACGGCACCGCGCCCCCGCTGTACACCGGCACCAAGGTCGGCTTCAGCTCGCTGTGCGTGCCCAAGCAGGTCACCTACGACTTCGCGAACGACGTCGTGCGCGAGCTGGCCGCGCTCACCCCCGGCCGCTACCTCCACATCGGCGGCGACGAGGCGCACTCCACCAGCCACGACGACTACGTGACCTTCATGGACCGGGTGCAGCCCATCGTCGCGAAGTACGGCAAGACGGTCATGGGGTGGCACCAGCTCACCGGCGCCCACCCGGCCAAGGGAGCGCTCGCCCAGTACTGGGGCACGGACGGCACCAGCGCCGCCGAGAAGGACCAGGTCGTCAAGGCCGCCCGGAACGGCACCGGGCTGGTCCTGTCCCCGGCCGACCGGGTGTACCTCGACATGAAGTACACCAAGGACACCAAGCTGGGCACCACCTGGGCGGGCCTGGTGGAGGTGCAGCGGTCCTACGACTGGGATCCGGGCGACTACCTCGCCGGAGCGCCGGGCCCGGCCATCCGCGGGGTGGAGGCGCCCCTGTGGTCCGAGACGCTGAAGACGTCCGCCGACATCGACTTCATGGCGTTCCCGCGCCTTCCCGGCGCGGCCGAGCTGGGCTGGTCCCCGGCGGCCACGCACGACTGGAACACCTACAAGGTGCGCCTGGCCGCGCAGGCCCCGCGCTGGGACGCCCTCGGGATCGGCTACTACCGGTCGCCGCAGGTGCCGTGGCCGACGAGCTGA